Proteins from a genomic interval of Pararge aegeria chromosome 26, ilParAegt1.1, whole genome shotgun sequence:
- the LOC120635426 gene encoding putative nuclease HARBI1 has protein sequence MDSCDASNQGYAKREELVKESQTIEMIGHIHADIFNQDKFLINGVEMRLKLVRSKDSFNLMCSSIDSKFKVHISSASLIMRKVRINPSVLIAHEKVLATTTAKYDSAENYRNRKSKFSFNVQVACDSQLRCLNIVARWPGSVHDQTIFNNSSLKQKFESGEFENGLLLGDSGYELKQYLLTPFLNPSSAAENLYNESHIRTRNTIERCFGVCKNRFPVLRRQDTLKLNKVQPIIVACFVLHNIAIDTNETDFGDNNDFDDDVHIIEDAVTPSLQFGNNPRSRLVQQYFLPLLNKNAIHNQITHE, from the coding sequence ATGGATTCATGTGATGCTTCAAACCAGGGATACGCAAAAAGAGAAGAATTAGTAAAGGAAAGTCAAACTATTGAAATGATTGGCCATATACATgctgatatttttaatcaagaCAAGTTTTTAATCAATGGTGTTGAAATGCGTCTAAAACTCGTACGTTCTAAAGATAGTTTTAATCTTATGTGTTCATCTATAGATAGTAAATTCAAAGTGCATATATCTAGTGCTAGCCTTATAATGCGTAAAGTTCGGATCAATCCTAGTGTATTAATTGCACATGAAAAAGTGTTAGCTACTACAACTGCAAAATATGATTCAGCTGAAAACTATAGAAACAGGAAatcaaagttttcttttaatgtCCAGGTAGCTTGTGACAGCCAATTGAGATGTCTAAATATTGTTGCAAGATGGCCTGGATCTGTACATGACCAGactatttttaataactcttcACTGAAACAGAAATTTGAAAGTGGAGAGTTTGAAAATGGCTTACTTCTTGGGGACAGTGGGTATGAGTTGAAGCAATACCTTTTGACACCATTTTTGAACCCATCATCAGCTGCAGAAAACTTATATAACGAATCACACATTAGAACTCGAAACACCATAGAAAGATGTTTTGGGGTGTGCAAAAATAGATTTCCTGTCCTGAGGCGACAGgacacattaaaattaaataaagttcaaccGATAATAGTTGCCTGTTTTGTACTTCACAACATTGCTATTGATACCAACGAAACAGACTTTGGAGATAATAATGACTTCGATGATGATGTACATATAATTGAGGATGCTGTGACACCAAGTTTACAATTTGGTAATAATCCAAGAAGCAGACTAGtgcaacaatattttttaccattacTTAACAAAAATGCCATACACAATCAGATAACTCATGAATAA